From Streptomyces sp. NBC_01754, a single genomic window includes:
- a CDS encoding YggS family pyridoxal phosphate-dependent enzyme, translating to MTDRRRQLAANLAQVEGRIASACASAGRERDEVTLIVVTKTYPASDVRILHELGVRHVAENRDQDAGPKAEACSDLSLTWHFVGQLQTNKVRSVVGYADVVQSVDRVKLVTALSSAAVRRGRELGCLLQVALDAESGERGGRGGVAPDGIEELAAAVESAPGLRLDGLMTVAPLAGPYAGRQRAAFDRLMEFSSRLRGNHPAANMVSAGMSGDLEDAVAAGATHVRVGTAVLGDRPRLG from the coding sequence ATGACGGACCGTAGGCGGCAACTCGCCGCGAACCTGGCACAGGTGGAGGGGCGTATCGCCTCGGCCTGTGCCTCGGCCGGGCGCGAGCGGGACGAGGTGACCCTCATCGTGGTCACCAAGACCTACCCCGCGAGCGATGTGCGGATTCTGCACGAACTCGGTGTGCGTCATGTCGCGGAGAACCGTGACCAGGACGCGGGGCCGAAGGCCGAAGCGTGCTCGGATCTGTCGCTCACCTGGCACTTCGTCGGACAGTTGCAGACCAATAAGGTCCGTTCTGTGGTTGGTTATGCCGATGTCGTGCAGTCGGTCGACCGGGTCAAGCTGGTGACCGCACTCTCGTCGGCGGCCGTGCGGCGCGGACGCGAACTGGGCTGCCTTCTCCAGGTCGCCCTGGACGCGGAGAGCGGCGAACGCGGTGGCCGGGGAGGTGTCGCACCGGACGGGATCGAGGAGTTGGCCGCCGCGGTGGAGTCCGCTCCCGGTCTGCGGCTCGACGGTCTGATGACGGTCGCCCCGCTCGCCGGTCCGTACGCGGGCCGCCAACGGGCCGCCTTCGACCGGCTGATGGAATTCTCGTCCCGCCTGCGCGGGAACCATCCGGCTGCGAACATGGTCTCCGCGGGGATGAGCGGAGACCTCGAGGACGCGGTGGCGGCCGGGGCGACACATGTACGCGTCGGTACGGCGGTACTCGGAGACCGACCCCGGCTCGGGTAA
- a CDS encoding DivIVA domain-containing protein — protein MPLTPEDVRNKQFTTVRLREGYDEDEVDAFLDEVEAELTRLLRENEDLRAKLAAATRAAAQNQQQAMRKPPEQQERPGGPVPAAISGPPVQQQPPQMGPPQLPGGAPQLPAGPSAHGPQGGHGPQGGHGPQGGHGPQGGHGPQGGHGGPQGGHGPGPQGPHGPGPMQGGPMGGPMGGPGGHAPQQQQMPPQMQQQQMQQPGQGPGGDSAARVLSLAQQTADQAIAEARSEANKIVGEARSRAEGLERDARAKADALERDAQEKHRVAMGSLESARATLERKVEDLRGFEREYRTRLKSYLESQLRQLETQADDSLAPPRTPAAASLPPSPSLAPAGAGAMGHSMGSNHGGHGNPQMGGGNQSMGGAPSYGGQQQMSPAMTQPMAPVRPQAPQPMQQAPSPMRGFLIDEDDN, from the coding sequence ATGCCGTTGACCCCCGAGGACGTGCGGAACAAGCAGTTCACGACCGTCCGCCTCCGAGAAGGCTATGACGAGGACGAGGTCGATGCCTTTCTCGACGAGGTCGAAGCGGAACTGACCCGTCTGCTCCGTGAGAACGAGGACCTGCGTGCCAAGCTGGCCGCCGCCACGCGCGCGGCCGCGCAGAACCAACAGCAGGCCATGCGTAAACCACCGGAGCAGCAGGAACGGCCCGGTGGTCCGGTGCCCGCCGCCATATCGGGCCCGCCGGTGCAGCAGCAGCCCCCGCAGATGGGTCCCCCCCAGCTGCCCGGTGGCGCTCCGCAGCTGCCTGCCGGTCCCAGTGCACACGGTCCCCAGGGTGGTCACGGTCCCCAGGGTGGTCACGGCCCTCAGGGTGGTCACGGCCCTCAGGGTGGTCACGGTCCTCAGGGTGGTCACGGCGGCCCCCAGGGCGGTCACGGTCCCGGTCCGCAGGGCCCGCACGGCCCCGGTCCGATGCAGGGCGGCCCCATGGGCGGTCCGATGGGCGGCCCCGGTGGTCACGCCCCTCAGCAGCAGCAGATGCCGCCGCAGATGCAGCAGCAGCAGATGCAGCAGCCCGGTCAGGGTCCCGGTGGCGACAGCGCCGCCCGTGTCCTCTCCCTCGCCCAGCAGACCGCCGACCAGGCGATCGCGGAGGCCCGTTCCGAGGCCAACAAGATCGTCGGCGAGGCGCGCAGCCGTGCCGAGGGTCTCGAGCGTGACGCGCGTGCCAAGGCGGACGCGCTCGAGCGGGACGCGCAGGAGAAGCACCGCGTGGCGATGGGATCGCTGGAGTCGGCCCGCGCGACGCTGGAGCGCAAGGTCGAGGACCTGCGCGGCTTCGAGCGCGAGTACCGGACCCGTCTGAAGTCGTACCTGGAGAGCCAGCTGCGCCAGCTGGAGACCCAGGCCGACGACTCGCTGGCTCCGCCGCGTACGCCCGCCGCCGCCTCCCTGCCGCCGTCGCCTTCGCTGGCTCCGGCCGGTGCGGGGGCCATGGGGCACTCGATGGGCAGCAACCACGGCGGTCACGGCAACCCGCAGATGGGTGGCGGCAACCAGTCGATGGGCGGTGCGCCGTCGTACGGCGGGCAGCAGCAGATGTCGCCCGCGATGACGCAGCCGATGGCACCGGTGCGGCCGCAGGCGCCGCAGCCGATGCAGCAGGCGCCGTCGCCGATGCGCGGGTTCCTGATCGACGAGGACGACAACTGA
- a CDS encoding YggT family protein — MGVALDVVYIALMCFLIVLIFRLVMDYVFQFARSWQPGKAMVVVLEGTYTVTDPPLKLLRRFIPPLRLGGVALDLSFFVLMIIVYILLSIVGKLASSV, encoded by the coding sequence ATGGGCGTCGCACTGGATGTGGTCTATATCGCGCTGATGTGTTTCCTCATCGTGCTGATCTTCCGGCTGGTCATGGACTACGTCTTCCAGTTCGCACGTTCATGGCAACCAGGCAAGGCGATGGTGGTCGTTCTCGAGGGCACTTACACTGTCACCGATCCACCGCTGAAGCTTCTGCGGCGGTTCATACCGCCGTTGCGTCTCGGGGGCGTGGCACTTGACCTGTCCTTCTTCGTTCTGATGATCATCGTCTACATTCTGCTCAGCATCGTGGGCAAGCTAGCGAGCAGCGTGTGA
- a CDS encoding cell division protein FtsQ/DivIB, giving the protein MAGPTTAPRGAAKRADTPAGPPSVDPGRRRLSRRTRLLLGGVGVALIAVATLWVLYGSSWFRVERVTTTGTDVLTRAEVEAAAAVPVGSPLVSVDTGAIEARLRQKVPRIDSVDVVRSWPHGIGLKVIERKPVLVVEKGGKFVEVDAKGVRFATVDERPGHVPLLKLAPDRSPSLKRYGGDRLLREGVRVAGDLPGKVAQETETVRITSYDSVVLELTRGRTVMWGSGERGPVKARVLTALMKAAPKAGHFDVSAPTAPAVSKS; this is encoded by the coding sequence GTGGCCGGACCGACGACCGCCCCGCGCGGCGCAGCCAAGCGGGCCGACACCCCTGCCGGGCCCCCGAGCGTCGATCCGGGGAGGCGGCGGCTGAGCCGCCGTACGCGTCTGCTCCTGGGCGGAGTTGGCGTGGCCCTGATCGCCGTCGCCACCCTCTGGGTGCTCTACGGCTCGTCCTGGTTCCGGGTCGAGCGGGTCACCACCACCGGCACCGACGTCCTGACCCGGGCCGAGGTGGAGGCCGCCGCGGCGGTTCCGGTCGGCTCCCCGCTGGTGTCCGTGGACACGGGTGCGATCGAGGCCCGGTTGCGCCAGAAGGTGCCCCGTATCGACTCCGTGGATGTCGTACGGTCATGGCCGCACGGTATCGGCCTTAAGGTGATCGAACGAAAGCCGGTCCTTGTGGTCGAAAAGGGCGGGAAGTTCGTCGAAGTGGATGCGAAAGGCGTGCGCTTCGCGACGGTCGACGAACGACCCGGTCACGTACCGCTGCTGAAGCTCGCACCCGACCGGTCGCCGAGCCTGAAACGCTACGGCGGTGACCGTCTGTTGCGAGAAGGAGTCCGGGTTGCGGGCGACCTTCCGGGGAAGGTGGCCCAGGAGACGGAGACCGTGCGGATCACTTCGTACGACTCCGTCGTCCTGGAACTGACACGGGGGCGCACGGTGATGTGGGGCAGTGGTGAACGGGGGCCCGTGAAGGCCCGCGTGCTCACCGCGCTCATGAAAGCCGCTCCCAAAGCGGGACACTTCGACGTGAGTGCCCCCACCGCCCCGGCCGTATCGAAGAGTTGA
- a CDS encoding cell division protein SepF: MAGAMRKMAVYLGLVEDDGYDGPGFDPDDEFEPEPEPERDRRRHQPAHQVERERDEPVRTVQPPAPREPVQLPADSGRPARIAPVASITPDRPNLEKNAPVIMPKVVSEREPYRITTLHPRTYNEARTIGEHFREGTPVIMNLTEMDDTDAKRLVDFAAGLVFGLHGSIERVTQKVFLLSPANVDVTAEDKARIAEGGFFNQS; encoded by the coding sequence ATGGCCGGCGCGATGCGCAAGATGGCGGTCTACCTCGGCCTCGTGGAGGACGATGGGTACGACGGTCCGGGGTTCGACCCCGACGACGAATTCGAACCCGAGCCGGAGCCCGAGCGGGACCGGCGGCGGCACCAGCCCGCGCACCAGGTGGAGCGGGAGCGTGACGAGCCGGTGCGTACGGTGCAGCCGCCCGCGCCGCGTGAGCCGGTTCAGCTGCCGGCGGACAGCGGGCGACCCGCCCGGATCGCACCCGTGGCGTCCATCACACCTGACCGTCCGAACCTGGAGAAGAACGCGCCGGTGATCATGCCCAAGGTCGTGTCCGAGCGGGAGCCGTACCGCATCACCACGCTGCACCCCCGGACCTACAACGAGGCCCGTACCATCGGGGAACACTTCCGCGAGGGCACTCCGGTGATCATGAACCTCACCGAGATGGACGACACCGACGCGAAGCGACTTGTCGACTTCGCCGCGGGACTCGTCTTCGGTCTCCATGGCAGCATTGAACGAGTGACGCAGAAGGTGTTCCTGTTGTCGCCTGCTAACGTCGATGTCACGGCGGAGGACAAGGCCCGCATCGCAGAGGGCGGGTTCTTCAACCAGAGCTGA
- the murG gene encoding undecaprenyldiphospho-muramoylpentapeptide beta-N-acetylglucosaminyltransferase: MHVVLAGGGTAGHIEPALALADALRRQDPTVGITALGTERGLETRLVPERGYELALIPAVPLPRKPTPELITVPGRLRGTIKAAEQILERTKADCVVGFGGYVALPGYLAAKRAGVPIVVHEANARPGLANKIGSRYAHGVAVSTPDSKLRGARYIGIPLRRTIATLDRARMRPEAREAFGLDPNLPTLLVSGGSQGARHLNEVVQRVAPLLQRSGIQILHVVGPKNELPHIDNMPGMPPYIPVPYVDRMDLAYAAADMMLCRAGAMTVAELSAVGLPAAYVPLPIGNGEQRLNAQPVVNAGGGLLVDDAALTPEWVQGNVLPVLADPHRLYEMSRAAAEFGRRDADDLLVGMVYEAIAARRQA, translated from the coding sequence GTGCATGTCGTACTCGCCGGTGGGGGGACCGCCGGCCACATCGAGCCCGCGCTTGCCCTCGCAGACGCCCTGCGCAGGCAGGACCCGACCGTGGGAATCACTGCCCTCGGCACGGAACGAGGACTCGAGACCAGGCTCGTACCCGAGCGGGGGTACGAACTGGCGCTGATCCCCGCCGTGCCGCTGCCACGTAAACCCACACCCGAGCTGATCACCGTGCCTGGCCGGCTGCGGGGCACCATCAAGGCCGCCGAGCAGATCCTGGAGCGGACCAAGGCCGACTGCGTGGTCGGATTCGGCGGGTACGTCGCCCTCCCGGGCTACCTCGCCGCCAAGCGCGCGGGCGTCCCGATCGTGGTCCACGAGGCCAACGCCCGTCCGGGGCTGGCCAACAAGATCGGCTCGCGGTACGCCCACGGGGTCGCCGTCTCCACCCCGGACAGCAAGCTGCGCGGCGCCCGCTACATCGGCATCCCGCTGCGCCGCACCATCGCCACCCTCGACCGGGCCCGGATGCGCCCCGAGGCGCGCGAGGCGTTCGGTCTGGACCCCAACCTCCCGACGCTGCTGGTCTCGGGAGGTTCGCAGGGCGCCCGCCACCTCAACGAGGTCGTCCAGCGGGTCGCGCCGCTGCTCCAGCGGTCCGGAATCCAGATCCTGCACGTGGTCGGCCCGAAGAACGAATTGCCGCACATCGACAACATGCCCGGGATGCCCCCCTATATCCCGGTACCGTATGTGGACCGGATGGACCTCGCGTACGCCGCGGCCGACATGATGCTCTGCCGCGCGGGCGCGATGACCGTCGCCGAACTGTCCGCCGTCGGGCTCCCCGCCGCCTACGTCCCGCTGCCCATCGGCAACGGGGAACAGCGGCTCAACGCCCAGCCGGTGGTGAACGCGGGAGGCGGGCTGCTGGTGGACGACGCGGCGCTCACCCCGGAGTGGGTGCAGGGCAACGTCCTGCCGGTGCTGGCCGACCCGCACCGGCTGTACGAGATGTCCCGCGCCGCCGCCGAGTTCGGGCGACGGGACGCCGACGACCTGCTCGTCGGCATGGTGTACGAGGCGATTGCCGCACGCCGCCAGGCGTGA
- the pgeF gene encoding peptidoglycan editing factor PgeF yields MRTAVASTGGAHFAFTDRWGGVSAAPYERLNLGGAVGDDPASVLTNRGLAARHLGLDPERVVWMNQVHGREVAVVDGPWGEASDIPAVDAVVTARRGLPLAVLTADCTPVLLADPVAGVAAAAHAGRPGLVAGVVPAAVEAMAELGAEPARITAHTGPSVCGRCYEVPEAMRAEVARAVPESWATTGWGTPSVDVTAGVHAQLEALGVRDRHSSPFCTRESGDHFSYRRDRTTGRLAAYVWLDG; encoded by the coding sequence GTGCGGACCGCGGTGGCTTCCACGGGCGGCGCGCACTTCGCCTTCACCGACAGGTGGGGCGGGGTGAGCGCCGCTCCGTACGAGCGGCTCAACCTCGGCGGTGCGGTCGGTGACGACCCCGCCTCGGTGCTCACGAACCGCGGGCTCGCCGCCCGTCACCTCGGTCTGGACCCGGAACGGGTCGTCTGGATGAACCAGGTGCACGGCCGTGAGGTCGCCGTGGTCGACGGCCCGTGGGGCGAGGCGTCCGACATCCCCGCGGTGGACGCGGTGGTGACGGCCCGGCGCGGACTCCCGCTCGCGGTGCTCACCGCCGACTGCACGCCCGTCCTGCTGGCCGATCCGGTGGCCGGTGTGGCCGCCGCGGCCCACGCGGGCCGGCCGGGCCTGGTCGCGGGGGTCGTACCGGCCGCCGTCGAGGCCATGGCCGAGCTGGGCGCCGAACCGGCCCGGATCACCGCGCACACCGGGCCGTCGGTCTGCGGCCGGTGCTACGAGGTCCCGGAGGCCATGCGGGCCGAGGTGGCCCGGGCCGTGCCCGAGTCGTGGGCGACCACTGGCTGGGGCACCCCCTCCGTGGACGTCACCGCCGGGGTCCACGCGCAACTGGAGGCCCTCGGGGTACGGGACCGGCACAGCTCGCCGTTCTGCACCCGGGAATCCGGCGATCACTTCTCGTACCGCCGCGACCGCACCACGGGTCGGCTCGCGGCTTATGTCTGGCTGGACGGATAG
- the ftsZ gene encoding cell division protein FtsZ, translated as MAAPQNYLAVIKVIGVGGGGVNAINRMIEVGLKGVEFIAINTDAQALLMSDADVKLDVGRELTRGLGAGANPAVGRKAAEDHRDEIEEVLKGADMVFVTAGEGGGTGTGGAPVVANIARSLGALTIGVVTRPFTFEGRRRANQAEDGIAELREEVDTLIVIPNDRLLSISDRQVSVLDAFKSADQVLLSGVQGITDLITTPGLINLDFADVKSVMSEAGSALMGIGSARGDDRAVAAAEMAISSPLLEASIDGARGVLLSISGGSDLGLFEINEAAQLVSEAAHPEANIIFGAVIDDALGDEVRVTVIAAGFDGGQPPARRETVLGASSGKRDEPAPPARSAEPVRSAGQLGSLPPREEPQQAPAEQPASQANEGSSLPPLSPPHVPTARPYQDAQAEELDVPDFLK; from the coding sequence GTGGCAGCACCGCAGAACTACCTCGCAGTCATCAAGGTCATCGGTGTCGGCGGCGGTGGTGTCAATGCCATCAACCGAATGATCGAGGTCGGCCTCAAGGGCGTCGAGTTCATCGCGATCAACACCGATGCGCAGGCACTGCTGATGAGCGACGCCGACGTCAAGCTGGACGTCGGCCGTGAACTCACCCGGGGCCTCGGCGCCGGGGCCAACCCGGCCGTCGGCCGCAAGGCGGCGGAGGACCACCGCGACGAGATCGAGGAGGTCCTCAAGGGGGCCGACATGGTCTTCGTCACCGCCGGCGAAGGCGGCGGCACGGGCACCGGCGGCGCGCCGGTCGTGGCCAACATCGCGCGCTCCCTGGGCGCCCTGACGATCGGTGTGGTCACCCGCCCGTTCACCTTCGAGGGCCGGCGCCGCGCCAACCAGGCGGAGGACGGCATCGCCGAGCTCCGCGAAGAGGTCGACACCCTCATCGTCATCCCCAACGACCGGCTGCTGTCCATCTCGGACCGCCAGGTCAGCGTGCTCGACGCCTTCAAGTCGGCCGACCAGGTGCTGCTCTCGGGTGTCCAGGGCATCACCGACCTCATCACCACCCCCGGCCTGATCAACCTCGACTTCGCCGACGTCAAGTCGGTCATGTCCGAGGCCGGTTCGGCGCTCATGGGCATCGGTTCGGCGCGCGGCGACGACCGCGCGGTGGCCGCCGCGGAGATGGCGATCTCCTCGCCGCTCCTGGAGGCGTCCATCGACGGCGCCCGCGGTGTCCTGCTCTCCATCTCCGGCGGCAGCGACCTCGGTCTCTTCGAGATCAACGAGGCCGCGCAGCTGGTGAGCGAGGCGGCCCACCCCGAGGCGAACATCATCTTCGGCGCGGTCATCGACGACGCGCTGGGCGACGAGGTGCGGGTCACCGTGATCGCCGCCGGCTTCGACGGCGGACAGCCGCCCGCCCGCCGCGAGACCGTCCTCGGAGCGAGCTCCGGCAAGCGTGACGAGCCGGCCCCGCCGGCCCGGAGCGCCGAACCGGTGCGCTCGGCCGGCCAGCTGGGCTCGCTGCCCCCGCGCGAGGAGCCCCAGCAGGCCCCGGCCGAGCAGCCGGCCTCGCAGGCGAACGAGGGTTCGTCGCTGCCGCCGCTCAGCCCGCCGCACGTCCCGACGGCCCGTCCCTACCAGGACGCCCAGGCCGAAGAGCTGGACGTACCGGACTTCTTGAAGTGA
- the ileS gene encoding isoleucine--tRNA ligase, giving the protein MTSPQYRQVPAQVDLPALEHAVLDFWRESEVFAKSLARSEGRPEWVFYEGPPTANGMPGAHHIEARVFKDVFPRFRTMQGYHVGRKAGWDCHGLPVELAVEKELGFNGKKDIEAYGIARFNAKCRESVTRHTDAFAELTTRMGYWVDLDDAYRTMDPEYVDSVWWSLKEIFKKDLLVQDHRVAPWCPRCGTGLSDHELAQGYETVVDPSVFVRFPLTSGPLAGEAALLVWTTTPWTLVSNTAVAAHPEVRYVVAANGEEKLVVAEPLLEKALGEGWELTGQSFTGREMERWSYERPFQLVDFPAEAHYVVNAEYVTTEDGTGLVHQSPAFGADDLAVCRSYGLPVVNPVRPDGTFEEDLPLVGGVFFKKADEALTEDLAAQGKLFRHVPYEHSYPHCWRCHTALLYYAQPSWYIRTTAVKDRMLAENEKTNWFPDSVKHGRFGDWLDNNVDWALSRNRYWGTPLPIWRCEDGHLTCVGSRAELTELTGTDQSGLDPHRPFIDEITFTCAQENCQLEAYRVPEVIDAWYDSGSMPFAQWGYPYKNKDVFESRYPAQFISEAIDQTRGWFYTLMAVGTLVFDKSSYENVVCLGHILAEDGRKMSKHLGNILQPIPLMDQHGADAVRWFMAAGGSPWAARRVGHGTIQEVVRKTLLTYWNTVAFQALYARTSNWAPSEADPAPAERTVLDRWLLSELGALVEQVTEALEAYDTQRAGKLLSAFVDDLSNWYVRRSRRRFWQGDKAALRTLHDVVETVTRLMAPLTPFITERVWQDLVVPVTPNAPESVHLASWPKADPASVDPVLSTQMALVRRLVELGRATRAESGVKTRQPLSRALVAASGFESLSPELRAQITQELNVSSLASLSEVGGSLVDTTAKANFRALGKRFGKGVQAVAKAVANADAAALSLALREDGTASVEVEGERISLSPEEVIVTETPREGWSVASDSGATVALDLEITPELRAAGLARDAIRLIQEARKNSGLDVADRIAVRWTSPVPATAEALTAHASLIADEVLAVDYAEGEADDSYGAPFEDEGLDLTFRLRRTEA; this is encoded by the coding sequence ATGACATCGCCTCAGTACCGCCAGGTACCCGCCCAGGTCGACCTGCCCGCCCTCGAACACGCCGTGCTCGACTTCTGGCGCGAGAGCGAGGTCTTCGCCAAGAGCCTCGCCCGGTCCGAGGGCCGCCCCGAGTGGGTGTTCTACGAGGGCCCGCCCACCGCCAACGGCATGCCCGGTGCCCACCACATCGAGGCCCGCGTCTTCAAGGACGTCTTCCCGCGCTTCCGCACCATGCAGGGCTACCACGTCGGCCGCAAGGCGGGCTGGGACTGCCACGGCCTGCCGGTCGAGCTCGCGGTGGAGAAGGAGCTGGGCTTCAACGGCAAGAAGGACATCGAGGCGTACGGCATCGCGCGGTTCAACGCGAAGTGCCGGGAGTCGGTGACCCGCCACACGGACGCGTTCGCCGAGCTGACGACCCGCATGGGGTACTGGGTCGACCTGGACGACGCCTACCGCACGATGGACCCGGAGTACGTCGACTCCGTGTGGTGGTCGCTGAAGGAGATCTTCAAGAAGGACCTCCTGGTCCAGGACCACCGGGTCGCCCCCTGGTGCCCTCGCTGCGGCACCGGCCTCTCGGACCACGAGCTGGCCCAGGGCTACGAGACGGTCGTCGACCCCTCGGTCTTCGTCCGCTTCCCGCTGACGAGCGGCCCGCTGGCCGGCGAGGCGGCGCTGCTGGTCTGGACGACCACCCCCTGGACCCTGGTCTCCAACACGGCGGTCGCCGCGCACCCGGAGGTCCGCTACGTCGTGGCGGCGAACGGCGAGGAGAAGCTCGTCGTCGCCGAACCGCTGCTGGAGAAGGCGCTGGGCGAGGGCTGGGAGCTCACCGGGCAGTCGTTCACGGGCCGCGAGATGGAGCGCTGGAGCTACGAACGCCCGTTCCAGCTGGTCGACTTCCCCGCGGAGGCGCACTACGTCGTCAACGCCGAGTACGTCACGACCGAGGACGGCACGGGTCTGGTCCACCAGTCCCCCGCCTTCGGCGCCGACGACCTCGCCGTCTGCCGCTCCTACGGCCTCCCGGTCGTCAACCCGGTGCGCCCCGACGGCACCTTCGAGGAGGACCTGCCGCTGGTCGGCGGCGTCTTCTTCAAGAAGGCCGACGAGGCACTGACCGAGGACCTGGCCGCCCAGGGCAAGCTCTTCCGCCACGTCCCGTACGAGCACAGCTACCCGCACTGCTGGCGCTGCCACACCGCCCTGCTGTACTACGCGCAGCCGTCCTGGTACATCCGTACGACCGCCGTCAAGGACCGGATGCTGGCGGAGAACGAGAAGACCAACTGGTTCCCGGACTCGGTCAAGCACGGCCGGTTCGGTGACTGGCTCGACAACAACGTCGACTGGGCACTCTCCCGCAACCGCTACTGGGGCACCCCGCTGCCGATCTGGCGCTGCGAGGACGGCCACCTCACCTGCGTGGGTTCCCGCGCCGAACTGACCGAGCTGACCGGCACCGACCAGTCGGGCCTGGATCCGCACCGGCCGTTCATCGACGAGATCACGTTCACCTGCGCCCAGGAGAACTGCCAGCTGGAGGCGTACCGCGTCCCGGAGGTCATCGACGCCTGGTACGACTCGGGTTCGATGCCGTTCGCGCAGTGGGGCTATCCCTACAAGAACAAGGACGTCTTCGAGAGCCGCTATCCGGCGCAGTTCATCTCGGAGGCCATCGACCAGACCCGCGGCTGGTTCTACACGCTGATGGCGGTCGGCACCCTCGTCTTCGACAAGTCGAGTTACGAGAACGTGGTCTGCCTCGGCCACATCCTCGCCGAGGACGGCCGCAAGATGTCCAAGCACCTGGGCAACATCCTCCAGCCGATCCCGCTGATGGACCAGCACGGGGCCGACGCCGTGCGCTGGTTCATGGCGGCGGGCGGCTCCCCGTGGGCGGCCCGCCGGGTGGGCCACGGCACGATCCAGGAGGTCGTCCGCAAGACGCTCCTCACGTACTGGAACACGGTCGCCTTCCAGGCCCTGTACGCCCGTACGTCGAACTGGGCGCCCTCCGAGGCGGATCCGGCCCCGGCCGAGCGCACCGTCCTGGACCGCTGGCTGCTGAGCGAACTGGGCGCCCTGGTCGAGCAGGTCACCGAGGCGCTGGAGGCATACGACACCCAGCGCGCCGGCAAGCTGCTCTCGGCGTTCGTCGACGACCTGTCCAACTGGTACGTCCGCCGCTCCCGCCGCCGCTTCTGGCAGGGCGACAAGGCGGCGCTGCGCACCCTGCACGACGTCGTGGAGACGGTGACCCGGCTGATGGCGCCGCTGACGCCGTTCATCACGGAGCGGGTCTGGCAGGACCTGGTCGTCCCGGTGACCCCGAACGCCCCGGAGTCGGTGCACCTGGCCTCGTGGCCGAAGGCGGACCCGGCGTCCGTCGACCCGGTGCTCTCCACGCAGATGGCGCTGGTCCGCCGCCTGGTCGAGCTGGGCCGGGCCACCCGGGCCGAGTCCGGGGTCAAGACCCGCCAGCCGCTGTCCCGCGCGCTGGTGGCCGCGTCAGGTTTCGAGTCCCTCTCCCCCGAACTGCGCGCCCAGATCACCCAGGAGCTCAACGTCTCCTCCCTGGCCTCGCTGTCGGAGGTCGGCGGTTCGCTGGTCGACACCACGGCGAAGGCCAACTTCCGGGCGCTGGGCAAGCGGTTCGGCAAGGGCGTCCAGGCGGTGGCCAAGGCCGTCGCGAACGCGGACGCGGCGGCGCTCTCGCTGGCCCTGCGCGAGGACGGCACGGCGTCGGTCGAGGTGGAGGGCGAGCGGATCAGTCTCTCCCCGGAGGAGGTCATCGTCACGGAGACCCCGCGCGAGGGCTGGTCGGTGGCGTCCGACTCCGGCGCGACGGTCGCCCTGGACCTGGAGATCACCCCGGAACTGCGGGCGGCCGGTCTGGCCCGTGACGCGATCCGGCTGATCCAGGAGGCCCGCAAGAACAGCGGCCTGGACGTGGCGGACCGGATCGCGGTCCGCTGGACGTCGCCGGTCCCCGCCACGGCCGAGGCCCTGACCGCGCACGCCTCCCTGATCGCGGACGAGGTCCTGGCGGTGGACTACGCCGAGGGCGAGGCGGACGACTCCTACGGCGCCCCGTTCGAGGACGAGGGCCTGGACCTCACGTTCCGCCTCCGCAGGACGGAAGCCTGA